The Oncorhynchus masou masou isolate Uvic2021 chromosome 4, UVic_Omas_1.1, whole genome shotgun sequence DNA segment AGAGTGTGGGGGTATAGCAGGAACTATAGCAGCATCTAGTGGTCAAAATATGGTACTTTCACACTTCTTTATGGTAAATAATGCAAGTGACCAATGAttaatttctctgaacagggggAAAAACATCACCAGATTCACAGGGAATACATTACAGTATGTAGAAGCAGTACCCAAAGCCACAGCTTCATACTACTTGTCAAacagagaactgatactgtataatggttgttggggtgggattgacATGAGGTGTGTGGGGCCCGTGGGTGTCTTTTTAATATTGTTTGGGATACCTAATTTTTCTCATTAGTAAGAAGAGGTTTGGTCCTAATTGAATGTTGGGTACTATATGTATTGAATATTATCTGAATCTTATCAATTAAAATGGCcaaattagcttaatttctcagataTAACATTTCATTTCAgcaaaataatgtttcaggaatgctaatcttacCTGTTTCTAACGAcagaaacaatttcagaacaatctgagatggtgggtgtcatggcttgctgaaatgacatggaattACTCttgttttaaaggcacagtgcagtcaaaaacatgctttttctgtgttttatatatatttacacaccatgaggttggaataatactgtaaaattgtgaaaattataataatgcccttttagtgaaAGAGCTCTTTGAAAAGATTGCTTGACATTTCTGCCTGTTTtgatgggatggagttttggccagGCAGTttaagttaatagaccaataacaaagataatttcaaacctctctgccaataacagctagttctCAGGTTACATATCCCTCCAATTAGGCTTTTCCAATTATGCCACTgactcagaccactcccaaacagtcctagcaaaattcttgctggagagctctttgctaagaagcaattatttattatttttgaccatttaaaTTTAAAACATTCACAGTAGTGAAGTGCTtgttgttacccagaaatgattgaTATTTAGATAAAAAACATCTGCATTGGAACTTTAAATTCTAATTGCCTAGCAAGGATAACTTAAGCTATAGTTCCCACAATCATTACAATGCATTGAAAGCTACACCACTGTGCCGAATCGAGATTTCATGTCTAGTCTTTTGTGAAATCTTatggtacagtatgtgttgtgtaATTTCAATACCAGTATGTTGAAAACATGAATGCATGCTGTGCCAAGATTAGTCTACATTTTCACTCTGTTGTGTGTAGAGTGTTGTGTAATTCCACCTACATGTTGAGGCAATACATCACTGAGGACAGTAACCCACTTACGAAGGGCTGTGCACCGATAAAGCCTTCTTAGCTACTGTGTGGGCTTCCATTTATCCCGACGCTACGCTCAGCCATGTATTTGACCATGCTAATCCatttacacatacagtacctctcgcCAACAAAGTATAAACCCCCTCTTTTAATTGAACATCTCAAGGACATTCGTCAAACAAAGAACTTATAGGACGATCAAGAGCTCGCCCTCTTTTACACGGAATACTTCAGAAGGTCTTTATTGTCCTATTAGTGCTGGACAATGGGAAGGCCACAGAAGCCAATATACCATGTGTCTGATAACTGACATGCCACAATAGAACACAGGATCAATCACAAGACCCTGATGGCCCTACATCACAATCAGCCCAAACTGGAACCAACACCCAGGAGTGTTGGGTCATCATCACAAGAGGCTTCTGGCTGACCCCACCACAGAACCACCAGCAGCAGTAGTCCGTTCTGTTGTCTCCGTCCATCCGACAGACTGGAGAGTGTGAAGCTGTCCCCAAAGACCCTCTACCACTGACTGAACTCTGAGCCAAGGAGCTGCTGCatccaatccctctctctctgtccctctctctctctctccaccccccccccccatctcactcaaagtgtgtgtgtgtgtgtatctgtgtgtgttactgtttcCTCACCCCAGACAGAGCGCCTGTGTCCTGGAGCGAGCAGATGGCATATCTGGCACACGGGCACTTGGATGGCATAGGCAGGCATCGCATCCGCAGGAAGGCACCGAGAGCCAGAGCACTCTCTTTCtagtctctctcttcttttccctTCTCCTCATTTTCTCAGTCTCAGCGCATTCACAGTGCTCGCTAATCAGTACAGCTTGTCCTCACCTCACAGCGTGGTGTTGAGCCAACAATACGGGCCTTATTAGTCTGTAGAGCTTGCGATGAGTGGATATTAAGGTGCATATTGAAGAGGGGCTATTGTGAACCTCCGTTTGCACCTAATGCAACTCGGTTTTTATTCTAGCTAATCAAGGCGTAAAGAGGTGTTACATACACCTGGCCGCGTGACTGCTATGTCGTGGCTTATGACTggtataaaaaaaaaagttttcgaAACATTTCGAAACACGACACAGCTGACGTGGGCTTGTGAACAAGCTCGGCATGGCCTTTCTACAGCACACCAATACTCGTCTCTCTAACAGAGCTCATCTCGAACACCTAACATCTGGAGATGAGATGAGGGCTAACAAGGATGCCTCAATACGGAGAACAGCCTTACTCTGACTTTCCCGCGACTGGCGACTGGGGACCACACACTGCACAGAGAAGTCATCAGCTAGCTAcagtgtgctgtgctgtgattCTTTTCTAATTCCAAACCTTTCTGTCGGTGCCACTGGTGATGATCTGGTACTCCTCAGGGTGGTAACACACACTTCTGAACAGAGTGTTGGCCAGGACCATCTGATTCCTCACAAATCGCCTGCAgtcgggaggagggagggagaggggaagaccGAGAGGAGAAGCAGGTAGGGTaccagggagggggggggggggggatgagacTTGAAATTAATGTTGAATACAGGAAACACATGAATGGAGGAGTGGTgttaatggtagtggtagtaattaTGTGTGTTGAAAGCCTCTCACAGTGGGAAGccaattgtttgtgtgtgtgtgtgtgagtgtgtgcttgcACATCTACATGTGTTTATGGATTCGAGCATGCATACatccatgcgtgtgtgtgtgtatatagcatgtgtgtgtacagtgtgtacagtgtgtgtatgtctacACAGCTACATGCGTTTATGGATTTGAGCATTCATACAtccatgcgcgtgtgtgtgtgtgtgtactgtgtgtgtgtatacatgagAATGTGCATTTGAACTCACACCAAGTCCCAGATGATGCAGGCCCCGTCCGAGCTGGCGGTGACACACTCCTTGTCGTTGCTCTTGATCTTGATGCTGGTGACGGTGGCTTTGTGCTCCTTCATGGTCTCAATGAGCCGGTGACAGCCCTGCAGGATCTCCCACACACGTACCTGTAACAGGCCAGAGACTGGCACTAGGACTCAATACAATGATGCTGTGGAGGAACACCACTAAAACATTGTTTTAAATATGTATGTAATAATACAAGTTTTTTTTGTGGGAAGGATGGGGGAAAAGGAAGAGCTTAAAATATTTGTACAAATGTCACATTCAAGGGGTGGCTCATTAATACAGGTGGTTCTTAATCTATGCTCTCTATTTAAATATAGACTAAAAGGTGTCCTGTGACATGCCAGGGTGACTTTCCATCtgacctgtccctctcctcctccactaacGATCCTCTTGCAGTCCCTGGTGCCAGCGATGGCAGTCACGCCCATGCTGTGGGCATTGTGGATGACAAGCATGGCTCTGCCAGTCTCTGGGGCAAACACACGGATCTTCCCATCGTTCCAGGCTATAAAACAATTGGAACAAGACAAATACGTTAGATGGGAATAGTCGATACATGACATTCCTAAGTATTTCTTCACTGAGATTGTGCCATAATGTGTTGTGATGATAGCCTGGTAGCAGATCTATTTGTGCTATCATGCCAAACACTGTGGCCATTCGGCAGTCTTTGGCATGACAAGGAGTGGCATGATGGCCCAAACAGACTGGTATCCAGGCTACTGTGAAGATTGTGTGCCCAGTCCCTCCCTAGTGTAGTACATTGGACGTGTGTCTTAACTGTAAACGGCTGGAATGGAAATGTACAGTCGAGGATCAAACCATTTATTATTATCACGACTCAACATTCAAGGTTCCAACAATGAGTAGGAATTTCAGGCACATTCAAACCCTCGCATTAAAATACTGGCATTATCATACAGGCTAGTGTGCTCCATAATATTTGACGCGAGTCCATCATCGTTATAACTTAAGACAATGCCATACGCTGCAATGATGACGTACCATCCCTCCCTAGTGTAGTGCTAGCCACATCAGGGTTGTGGTTTTGATTCCCGCATGGACcacatatactgtgtgtgtgtgtgtgtgtgtgtgtgtgtgtgtgtgtgtgtgtgtgtgtgtgtgtgtgtgtgcacttagttgtgtgtgtgttcattttttGAATGACCCCATTGCCAAACAGAACTCCTAATGGTTCCTGCCTACCGCTGATGATGCTGTGTCCGTCGATCATGAAGTCCAGGGCGTTGCAGGTCATGTTGGGGACGGAGATCCGCAGCAGCTCCTTGGAGGTCTCGGCGTGCCACACTCTGATGTCATCCTGGGAACACGTGGCAAACAGCTCCGACGAGCCACTGGGAGAGAATCAGAAACGTCGCTGGAATAAGTTTGCGACCAGTCATTCTGCATTTTAGTCCACGGAACAAGAGTTACTTTGTACTGGAGCCACAGGCTATAATACATGTTTATGCTTTAAACATGCTCATATCGCCCTCTAGTGGGAGTAAATGGGCAATGACGGCAAAGCAATGTTGTTTGAGGCAGTCTCTCTTGACAGCATAGACTATGGTTGTGGTGCAGATAGGTAAAGACAGCTATATATTTGAGGTGACATATGGCAGTCAGGTAGTAGTGATAATAGAATGTGCGCTGTAAAACAATATTATGGGGGAAAAAGAGTAAATCACGTACAGTATGTAATCGTGTCTCTAAATGGGTGCCTGTATTTTGAAGGGTGTCACTCACAAAGGGAAGGCCACGTCGTTGACTGCACTGTTGTGACTGGTGGCGATCAGCTCCTCTTTGAAGTCTGTGTAGCCAAAACGGTAGATCTGAGCCGCCTCCGTTCCTGCAAAGAACTGGTGGCCCTCGCCTCTCACAGCGATGGACGTCACTCCCCCCTCCAACTCAACCTTCCTATGGGGGTTAGATGATGAATGGCAGAATGGCACATTGAGGACATTATGTATTTCTACACATAGCGTTAACAGAAATCTCAGCCCCACCTCTTGGTTtgccatcaaatcaaatgtatttataaagcccttcttacatcagctgatatctcaaagtgctgtacagatgCCCAGcttaaaaaccccaaacagcaagcaatgcaggtgtacaagcacggtggctaggaaaaactccctagaagccATGACGCTGACGGGctgaagaaatgtaaccactAATGTATAGGCTAAGCTACAGTATGGATGCAATATGACAGTTTTAGATAGATGATATAAACTAGTGGTTCTCAACTGGTGGGTCGCGGCCCGAATTTGGGTCGTGGGAGGTTTTGAATGGGACGCAAAAAAATACTTGGCTCTGAATTGAAACTACTAATACCAGGTAGAAAGTGTGTATAAATTATAatcaacatacattttttttttaaatcatttatTCTCCTAATTGTTTTATTGTATTGTTTTTATTCGATCACAGTATTTATATATAGAGTTATTAGCTGCGCTATTCAGCAGATTTGGTTCATTTTGTGGTCTCAAACAAGTGAGCTTGCCAACATTTTTCATCAAGAATAGGAGCAATATGGATTAAATTGAAAATGAAAAAGTTGTGAATGTTGTTCGCTTGTCTAATATACACTGAACTGGAAGAAAGGGTCATCCCGTCGGACCTCAGGAATATGACATGACCGATACAATCTGTCAGTGCCCACCAGTCATGAGAAATCCATAgatagggcctaatgaattcatttcaattgattcatttccttatatgaactgtgactcagtaaaattgttgaaattgtagcatgttgcgtttatatatttgttcaagTATATATTTTGAATTCTCACGCATGCCCACTCTAATATATTTACCCCTGGATTGTTATTTCTTGACTTCTTGTTTTGATTATTTGTGTATTAGTATTGTATTTCAGAGGCATtctactgcactgctggagctagaaacataagcatttcactgcaccagcaaatctgtgtacgcaaccaataaactttgatttgattttgatttgatatagaCAACTCGATATCTTGTCTGTCAACTTGCAGCACTTACTTACTTGATGGTTTTGAAGTTAGGTCCCGAGCACAAAGTGAACATGCCATCCCCAGAGCCCACCAGGATGTCCCCAGACTTCAGCACCTTCAGTGTGTTGACACCCTGCACCAAAAAGACAAAGAAGGACAGCTGTACCAAATCTCAACTGCAGTAGGATCTCAGAGATATGAACATATGGAGGTCACTCAGGACACTGAATAAACCCACCTTGCTGAATTTCTGTTTTCGTGGCCCACAGCTGTTGAGGAGGCGGGTCTTCAGGTTGACCTTCAGGATGTCACCGCTGGTGGTTCCGCAGTAAAAGAAAAGGTCGCCGTCTGGGATCTGTGATGCAACGGGGTCACCTTAAGAAATAAGCTTTCCGTCTCCACCTGTACTACTTTGAGTGGCTGCTTGACATGCAGGGAAATTCTTTATCTTAATTCAGAGATCAATCGACCTCAGACAACAATTGCCATGTGAATAAAATAACAGGAACACCTGAACTTGTGTGTGCACAGATTTCCTCATTAATAAACCATAACAAGAATTGATGAATAGTTTATCTTTGCTTGGTCTCAAAACGTACTTCGAGTGGTTAAGAATGGGTCATACAAAATCATTTTGGGGGGCATTTGGCACCATTGTGCAATTTACTCACTGGTTGAATTAATGTTGTTTACACATCATTTCAActaaattacgttgaaccaatgtggaatagactaattgacatctgtgcccagtgggtactcAGTCAGTACCACTATTACTTTGAGCTGTGTCTGCTTTCTATGGTTTAGCTCACCTCAATGCATTTGACAATCCTCTTCAGCTGTCCTGTCTGGCATTCCGTAGGCCGGATCTTCCTATTTGGAAGGTCTAGCTCCCAAACACGCATCGTACCACTACAGGGAAACAACATATTACAAGTGTGTTAATTCGAAAGTATTAATAATaaactgtatttatttaataaTTCTCCGTCGTGTTCAAGTCCAATAAAGATCTGCTCTGATTGACAAAGTAATGCTCTAATCTAACAGCAAGAGTCTCTGTAAGTCACTCACTTGCCAGCGGAGATGAAGATGTTGTCACTGTGGTTGGTGTACTCGATGGTGAGGCAGTGGCCTGCACTGTGGGCAGAGGCCGGGCTCCCACAGATCGCTTCTTTGCTCTCAAGGTTCCACACCACAATGCTGAAAACACAAACCATTCACATTTACAGCCAGACTGTAGTATAACCTACAAATTACTGTTGAAATTCTTCCAATGTGAAAGTAGTTTTTAAAGTGACACATTAATCCAAAGCCTGTTGTATCTAACCAATCTAATAATCTAATCAAAGGTCTGAGGACCAGCTGATTAGTAGGATATGGTGTGTTATAGCAGGACTGGAACAAAATGCTGCTAAATTAAGCTACCACTTACCTTCCATCATCCTGTCCACCCAGGGACACAAGGTACTTGTCATTGGGAGAGAAGGCAAGTCCCTCCACCTTCGCTTTGTGGAGCTGGAGTCTGGCGTGGATCGCTCTCTTCTCATAATCCCAGATGATCAGATCAGCCTGGAACAACGTAGATTAACTCTGTAATCTACTGCCATTCATGTGTTTCCCACGTTCAACATTCATCTATagcctctccctccatccaactgtgtctgtctgtctgtctgccgttcggtctgtctgtctgtctgcctctctctgataTCAAGAGGCAAAACATGACTGCTCTCTTAATACTAGAACGTTTCACTGTCTTTAGTTTACCTTGAAGCCCATGAAGGTGACCTGTCCAGAAGCGATGTAGCGTCCGCTTTTGGACACAGTGACACAGGAGACGTTGTTGGTGTGTCCATGGAGGAACTCCTGTTTGCCATCTTTCAGGCTCTTCAAAATaacagtgcaaccaagaggataGATGAAGTGTTCTCTGTCTGGGTGCACTCTGAGGCCAGAAAATACGTGTCCTGTCCAAAAAAATAATTGTAAAAGCAAGTAAAGACATGCTTTAGACCAGAACTAAAGATGAGGATATGATTATGATTGAACCTAAACTCGTCTGATGGATTCAGGAGAAAGTCATCAAGGTAAACAAACATGATGGATAGATTAGAGTTTTGAAGGAAACTTCTAAATACTCTCCACAAACTGAACAGCACATGACAAATTATTTAGTTATCTTCAGACACATTGAAAAGATGTGACAAACCAGCTGAAAGCCCCACTAGCGACAAGCAACAGTAGTAGCTGGTACAGGTAGCTACCATAGCATGCCCTGATCCTAGTGACAACAACCATATCACCCAGGGCAACCAataacgttagctaacgttagtattACTTGTTACCAGATAACTTCGTTAGCTCAGCtgaatatgttagctagctagctaaataggctGGCAGGATATTTTACATTACCATTGAACCCAATTACAGCCTCCAGCTCAAGCCGTGGAATATCTTGCGCATCTCCAGCCATGATTCAACACAATTGCACCTCTTTTTACTTTGAAGGTGTTTACTGCAAGTCTTCAAGCTTGTAAAATCCTATCGAGCTTCAGCTACCTTTCGCTCATTTGCCATCCCGACAAAACAAACGTTGCCTAGCAACTTAACCATTTGTTTGGAATCAGTTTCTATGGTGATGTAGTAGTTTTGTAATGCATTTGGGTGCGTCTTTGGAGTGTGATTGGTCCATAGAGATCGGTTTCGTCTAGAAGGGTTACAGCTTTTGTCAAAATttacttttcgtagcaggtttaAGAAAACGTgcatagcaggttaggtgaattaacgTAGCAGGCTAGGAAAAGGGTTATGGTAAGAGTTAGCTGtaatgcaacaacaaaacaacatttGAAGTCAATTTGACAGAAGTTGTATTCCATCTAGACATGGCTAGAGATCTTAATAAATTTGAAACCCTCAAAGTTCCAGAATGGAGTGAAAATGGAAGCTATTtgtggtcagggagaaatccaaaccagtctgGAATGAATATGCAGTAAAGGCATAGGTGATGCACTTCTTGCTTTTACTTAGGCAGGAAAACAAAAAGTAAGGCATATGATACATAGGAAATGTAATATAAGTATTGTCAACCTAAACTATTATCATATAATTATAAATACAGATTATATGGACAGGTTTTATACACATTTTCTGTATAAATAGCCTATAACATAAACGTAAATATACCATAATAAATGTctaaatttttattttattctaaaGTGTAattatatgatacaatatcagtacTTGTTGCAATTACAACTTGTCTAAGTCCTATCCTCAACTGATTGTTTGAACGGAATGTTGGCATATTAGCAGTTATTACGAAACATTTATGGGATCACTCCTCTAAAAACTGTCTGGTTAGTcaacaaacatacagtgcagatAATATATAAATGAATTGTTTTACACTCTTATCAGAGCATtggcaaaccatggttgaccaactccctTACCAAAATGTCTGATACTTTATATTAccatcataagaaggttcatgCCCATTCTAGCATTCTGATTCCTAATTCTATTGATTGGTCACTGGCAGGGAGCGAGCCAGGGAACTCGGTGTCACATCTGCGTCCACTACGCCCTCTGGTGTTCATCCGGTGTCGTCATAACCTTCTGTTCTTCCCCTGtatacactctttctctcttggtgtgattgtgtggttggagacaggtgtgctggagtcacaGCAGATCCCTACCAGCTGCAAATCGTCCCATAaatcaagacctctacatatACTCATCCCTGCCACCTCCATTCTGCCAGATCGTAATATCTGCTCAGTCCGTTATCACGCTAGCCTTTTGTCTATGCTCAAGATCCTGTTGCTCTGCTGTGCTGCGCTCATTTTCCTGCCTTACACCATTTTTGTCCTCTCCTTGCAGTTACCTCTCTggctcctgtctcctgttccacatctcaccaccaacCACCTTGCTCTGGATATCACTCACCACCATTACCTTAgattcccctctggacctgttcccctgttctactcagccaacTCCAACCTCACTCTACACTCCTGGTTTTTGCAACTCATCTGAGCTACCCTGGTTCTGTGCTCAATAAACCTTTTTGTGCATTCATCCCGGCTTCCGAGGCCGCTCTTGGGCCCcggtcattacgcacacctgtcaccatcattacgcacatcaacgctcattggactcacctagATTCCTTCACATTTTGATTGTCTTCCCTATATCCGTCTGTTTCATCCCTGTGTCAACATTGTTGTGGTTTCcgtttcccctgtc contains these protein-coding regions:
- the cfap52 gene encoding cilia- and flagella-associated protein 52, whose amino-acid sequence is MAGDAQDIPRLELEAVIGFNGHVFSGLRVHPDREHFIYPLGCTVILKSLKDGKQEFLHGHTNNVSCVTVSKSGRYIASGQVTFMGFKADLIIWDYEKRAIHARLQLHKAKVEGLAFSPNDKYLVSLGGQDDGSIVVWNLESKEAICGSPASAHSAGHCLTIEYTNHSDNIFISAGNGTMRVWELDLPNRKIRPTECQTGQLKRIVKCIEIPDGDLFFYCGTTSGDILKVNLKTRLLNSCGPRKQKFSKGVNTLKVLKSGDILVGSGDGMFTLCSGPNFKTIKKVELEGGVTSIAVRGEGHQFFAGTEAAQIYRFGYTDFKEELIATSHNSAVNDVAFPFGSSELFATCSQDDIRVWHAETSKELLRISVPNMTCNALDFMIDGHSIISAWNDGKIRVFAPETGRAMLVIHNAHSMGVTAIAGTRDCKRIVSGGGEGQVRVWEILQGCHRLIETMKEHKATVTSIKIKSNDKECVTASSDGACIIWDLVRFVRNQMVLANTLFRSVCYHPEEYQIITSGTDRKIGYWEVYDGSAIRELEGSLSGAINGMHISQSGQHFVTGGDEKLVKVWDYSEGEVTHVGVGHSGSITSITISSDNGSMVSTSSDGAVLRWRYPHPSSP